In Rubrivirga marina, the following are encoded in one genomic region:
- a CDS encoding sensor histidine kinase, translating into MAQEPVHAEVAEVVRAFFETWMTPGTSGADAAYALVADDFTGLGTGPGDRYTTREAVRDMFIEEKAAADWDAHEPNYRMEWLDVRLLRPDLAVVEGQVQSTVAVGDETYAVDPRVSMVLDRGSGRWLLAHFHFSIADAVMEEGETLVEALTRRTHVLEREVAARTAELEASLAELRAAQARLVQQEKMASLGALTAGIAHEIKNPLNFVTNFAGLSEELLDDLDAEPDPDERAALRADLRANVEKVGHHGRRADAIVRAMMAHARGGSGERRRVDVNALVEEHAAHALHAEHARHPESEAVLALDLGGGVGAVEADPQEIGRVVVNLIDNALDAVRDQAVGSVTVSTRRAEGGVEVQVADDGPGMPEAVRARVFEPFYTTKPPGEGTGLGLSLSYDVVVQGHGGRLTAASAPGEGAMFTVWLPARMA; encoded by the coding sequence ATGGCCCAGGAGCCTGTCCACGCCGAGGTCGCCGAGGTCGTCCGCGCGTTCTTCGAGACGTGGATGACCCCGGGCACGTCGGGCGCCGACGCGGCCTACGCCCTCGTCGCCGACGACTTCACCGGGCTCGGCACGGGCCCCGGCGACCGGTACACGACCCGGGAGGCCGTCCGGGACATGTTCATCGAGGAGAAGGCGGCGGCGGACTGGGACGCCCACGAGCCGAACTACCGGATGGAGTGGCTCGACGTCCGCCTGCTTCGGCCGGACCTCGCCGTCGTCGAGGGCCAGGTCCAGTCGACGGTCGCTGTCGGCGACGAGACGTACGCCGTCGACCCCCGCGTCTCGATGGTCCTAGACCGGGGCTCGGGCCGGTGGCTCCTCGCCCACTTCCACTTCTCCATCGCCGACGCCGTGATGGAGGAGGGCGAGACGCTCGTCGAGGCGCTCACGCGGCGGACCCACGTGCTCGAGCGCGAGGTGGCGGCGCGGACGGCCGAGCTGGAGGCGTCGCTGGCCGAGCTCCGGGCGGCGCAGGCGCGGCTCGTGCAGCAGGAGAAGATGGCGAGCCTCGGCGCGCTCACGGCCGGGATTGCCCACGAGATCAAGAACCCGCTCAACTTCGTGACGAACTTCGCCGGGCTCTCGGAGGAGCTGCTCGACGACCTCGACGCGGAGCCCGACCCCGACGAGCGGGCGGCGCTCCGGGCCGACCTCCGGGCCAACGTCGAGAAGGTCGGCCACCACGGCCGCCGGGCCGACGCCATCGTCCGGGCCATGATGGCCCACGCCCGGGGCGGGAGCGGGGAGCGCCGCCGGGTCGACGTCAACGCCCTCGTCGAGGAGCACGCGGCCCACGCTCTCCACGCTGAGCACGCGCGGCACCCGGAGAGCGAGGCGGTCCTGGCACTCGACCTCGGCGGTGGCGTCGGCGCCGTCGAGGCCGACCCGCAGGAGATCGGCCGGGTCGTCGTCAACCTGATCGACAACGCGCTCGACGCTGTCCGCGACCAGGCGGTCGGGTCCGTGACCGTGTCGACGCGCCGGGCTGAGGGCGGCGTCGAGGTCCAGGTGGCCGACGACGGCCCGGGGATGCCGGAAGCCGTCCGCGCGAGGGTGTTCGAGCCGTTCTACACGACCAAGCCACCGGGCGAGGGGACCGGCCTCGGGCTTAGCCTCAGCTATGACGTCGTGGTTCAGGGCCACGGCGGGCGACTCACGGCCGCGAGCGCGCCGGGCGAGGGTGC
- a CDS encoding PQQ-dependent sugar dehydrogenase: MPARLGLLLVSLALAAAPGAAQAPGSGAIPGTDGAPLPDGVEHAPLEATLQVVASGFRIPWAVEVLGEDELLVSERFGQLVHVRDGEVRTLEGLPTGQILPVPPLYIGGYNDVSLHPQFETNGLVYLAYVGSDYRMAVGRFDFSDRTVRDFEVVFHSNAFSIGSRIAWLDDGHFLVTQGMAGYPLPDPGAQVLANHSGKIHRLRADGSVPPDNPVFDGATEPTSVWSYGHRDTQGLLVEGGVVYSNEHGPLGGDELNVIERGGNYGWPLFSYGLNYDGTPVGEMTEAEAAEATVLPVKAWGSEFNMAPSGLVRLAGSAFPAWDGAFAWGALAQRRLVAYDPATDRTAILLEAAGRIRDVAQLPSGALLVLRDATDLEARDGEVVRVTAR, encoded by the coding sequence ATGCCCGCCCGCCTCGGTCTGCTCCTCGTGTCCCTCGCGCTCGCCGCGGCCCCCGGCGCCGCGCAGGCCCCCGGCAGCGGCGCGATCCCCGGCACCGACGGCGCCCCGCTCCCCGACGGCGTCGAGCACGCCCCGCTCGAGGCGACGCTCCAGGTTGTCGCCTCCGGGTTCCGGATCCCGTGGGCCGTCGAGGTCCTCGGCGAAGACGAGCTCCTCGTCTCCGAGCGGTTCGGCCAGCTCGTCCACGTCCGGGACGGCGAGGTGCGCACGCTCGAGGGGCTGCCGACGGGCCAGATCCTCCCCGTCCCCCCGCTCTACATCGGCGGGTACAACGACGTCAGCCTCCACCCCCAGTTCGAGACGAACGGCCTCGTCTACCTCGCCTACGTCGGGTCGGACTACCGGATGGCCGTCGGCCGGTTCGACTTCTCCGACCGGACCGTCCGGGACTTCGAGGTCGTCTTCCACTCCAACGCGTTCTCCATCGGCTCCCGGATCGCGTGGCTGGACGACGGCCACTTCCTCGTGACGCAGGGGATGGCAGGGTACCCGCTCCCCGATCCGGGAGCCCAGGTCCTCGCCAACCACAGCGGCAAGATCCACCGGCTCCGTGCGGACGGCTCGGTGCCCCCCGACAACCCCGTGTTCGACGGCGCTACGGAGCCCACGAGCGTCTGGAGCTACGGGCACCGCGACACGCAGGGCCTGCTGGTCGAGGGCGGCGTCGTGTACTCCAACGAGCACGGCCCGCTCGGCGGGGACGAGCTCAACGTGATCGAGCGGGGCGGGAACTACGGGTGGCCCCTGTTCTCGTACGGCCTGAACTACGACGGGACGCCCGTCGGCGAGATGACCGAGGCGGAGGCGGCCGAGGCGACGGTGCTCCCGGTCAAGGCGTGGGGGTCCGAGTTCAACATGGCCCCGTCGGGGCTCGTCCGGCTGGCGGGGAGCGCGTTCCCGGCGTGGGACGGGGCGTTCGCTTGGGGGGCGCTGGCCCAGCGCCGGCTCGTCGCCTACGACCCCGCCACCGACCGGACCGCCATCCTGCTCGAGGCGGCGGGTCGGATCCGGGACGTGGCCCAGCTCCCGAGCGGGGCGCTCCTGGTCCTACGTGATGCGACGGACCTCGAGGCCCGAGACGGGGAGGTGGTGCGGGTCACAGCGCGGTGA